Proteins from one Staphylococcus saprophyticus subsp. saprophyticus ATCC 15305 = NCTC 7292 genomic window:
- the tyrS gene encoding tyrosine--tRNA ligase, with the protein MTNALLEDLKWRGLIYQQTDESGIENILNKEQVTLYCGADPTADSLHIGHLLPFLTLRRFQEHGHRPLVLIGGGTGMIGDPSGKSEERTLQTEAQVETNVQGINKQMHKIFEFDTEKGAKLVNNKDWLGQISLIDFLRDYGKHVGVNYMLGKDSIQTRLEHGISYTEFTYTILQAIDFGHLNRTYNCKVQVGGSDQWGNITSGIELMRRMYGQTEAYGLTIPLVVKSDGKKFGKTEGGAVWLDAAKTSPYEFYQFWINTTDDDVIKFLKYFTFLEQEEIEALEKSLNEAPHLREAQKALAENVTRFIHGQDALDDAIRISQALFAGDLQSLSASELKEGFKDVPQVELSSETRNIVEVIVETGISSSKRQAREDVNNGAIYINGIRQQDVNYELTSEDKIENEFTIIRRGKKKYFMVNYK; encoded by the coding sequence ATGACAAACGCACTATTAGAAGATTTAAAATGGAGAGGTTTAATCTATCAACAAACAGATGAGTCTGGAATAGAAAACATCTTGAACAAAGAGCAAGTGACATTATATTGTGGTGCAGATCCAACAGCAGATAGTTTGCATATCGGTCATTTATTACCATTTTTAACACTACGCCGCTTTCAAGAGCATGGACATCGCCCACTTGTATTAATTGGTGGTGGGACAGGTATGATTGGCGATCCTTCTGGTAAATCTGAAGAACGTACTTTACAAACTGAAGCACAGGTCGAAACAAACGTACAAGGTATCAATAAACAAATGCATAAAATATTTGAATTTGATACTGAAAAAGGTGCAAAACTTGTTAATAATAAAGATTGGTTAGGACAAATTTCTTTAATCGACTTTTTACGTGATTATGGTAAACATGTAGGTGTGAATTACATGTTAGGTAAAGATTCTATTCAAACACGATTAGAGCACGGTATTTCTTATACTGAATTCACATATACAATTTTACAAGCGATTGATTTTGGTCATCTTAATAGAACGTACAATTGTAAGGTACAAGTAGGTGGCTCAGACCAATGGGGTAACATTACAAGTGGTATAGAGTTAATGCGTCGCATGTACGGTCAAACAGAGGCTTATGGGCTTACTATTCCTTTAGTAGTAAAATCAGACGGCAAAAAGTTTGGTAAAACTGAAGGGGGCGCTGTTTGGTTAGATGCAGCAAAAACCAGTCCTTATGAATTTTACCAATTCTGGATTAACACGACAGATGATGATGTTATTAAATTCTTGAAATACTTCACTTTCTTAGAACAAGAAGAAATTGAAGCTTTAGAAAAATCATTAAATGAAGCACCACATTTACGTGAAGCGCAAAAGGCTTTAGCAGAAAATGTAACGCGTTTTATACATGGTCAAGATGCATTAGATGACGCTATTCGTATTTCACAAGCGCTATTTGCTGGTGATTTACAATCACTATCTGCCTCAGAATTAAAAGAAGGCTTTAAAGATGTACCTCAAGTAGAATTAAGTAGTGAAACTAGAAATATTGTTGAAGTCATTGTTGAGACTGGTATTTCATCTTCTAAACGCCAAGCACGAGAAGATGTAAACAATGGTGCTATCTATATTAATGGTATCAGACAGCAAGATGTAAATTATGAACTTACAAGTGAAGATAAAATCGAAAATGAATTCACGATTATTCGCCGTGGTAAGAAAAAATACTTTATGGTTAATTACAAATAA
- a CDS encoding YtxH domain-containing protein gives MKYYNRDNYERNLESYEVPEYFTKGARNEFVYGFIVGAVIGSAVGLVSISKSRATNKSIPKQDNQFKSSIIEQSELERQEADDKVNEIKSTIDDAQNKNTEVTDAELSAQRVAIQQETSDNNLANMSPDAQEQREVTTSEDANQSDDSLAHIDPNAEPSESEINAQQNAIKEETETSDANIDGENSNSNAVTAGTAAGGAVAASGLAKAAHDKNEALNEDNQVAENTANLLKEEAPANTNTNNKTPNLVTQSDETDDSKQGAIAGVVTASSLALAAKNKNKALDDNTSVAENTANLLKPEAPAQTKHKVVPNLVTPKVESAVESTTDKVEQGDNKKNDTKVKPEAADQRVKQTHKQVAFKDGIIVHENASGQTQSATTATNSDSKNDGIINHDDSESADNLSSTKDASTLTNESTTESEATYSKNRPQTKKTEKAKSKIDKRTFND, from the coding sequence ATGAAGTATTATAACCGTGATAATTATGAAAGAAATTTAGAAAGTTACGAAGTGCCAGAATATTTTACAAAAGGTGCCAGAAATGAATTTGTATATGGATTTATTGTAGGTGCTGTTATAGGTTCCGCTGTTGGTTTAGTATCCATTAGTAAGTCGAGAGCAACGAATAAATCTATTCCAAAACAAGACAATCAATTTAAATCTAGCATTATTGAGCAGTCCGAATTAGAACGTCAAGAAGCTGACGATAAAGTAAATGAAATTAAATCAACTATTGATGACGCGCAAAATAAAAATACAGAAGTAACCGATGCAGAATTATCTGCGCAACGCGTAGCGATTCAACAAGAAACTTCTGATAATAATTTAGCTAATATGTCACCGGATGCCCAAGAACAACGGGAAGTGACAACTAGTGAAGATGCAAATCAATCAGATGACAGTTTAGCACATATAGATCCAAATGCAGAACCAAGTGAAAGTGAAATTAATGCACAACAAAATGCAATTAAAGAAGAAACAGAAACAAGTGATGCGAATATAGATGGTGAAAACTCAAATAGCAATGCAGTTACTGCAGGTACAGCAGCTGGTGGTGCAGTTGCAGCGAGTGGATTAGCTAAAGCAGCACATGATAAAAATGAAGCGTTAAATGAAGATAATCAAGTTGCAGAAAACACAGCTAATCTTTTAAAAGAAGAAGCGCCTGCTAACACTAACACGAATAATAAAACGCCGAATTTGGTTACTCAAAGCGATGAAACAGATGATAGTAAGCAAGGGGCAATCGCAGGTGTGGTAACTGCGTCAAGTTTAGCATTAGCGGCTAAAAATAAAAATAAAGCATTAGATGACAATACTTCTGTTGCAGAAAACACAGCTAATTTACTTAAGCCAGAAGCTCCAGCACAGACAAAACATAAAGTTGTACCTAATTTGGTTACGCCAAAGGTTGAAAGTGCTGTTGAATCTACTACAGATAAAGTAGAACAAGGCGATAATAAAAAAAATGATACAAAAGTTAAACCAGAAGCCGCAGACCAAAGAGTAAAACAAACACACAAACAAGTTGCATTTAAAGATGGTATCATCGTTCATGAAAATGCTTCTGGTCAAACGCAATCAGCAACAACTGCTACAAATTCAGATTCAAAAAATGATGGTATCATTAATCATGATGATTCAGAATCTGCAGATAACCTATCATCTACAAAAGACGCAAGTACTTTGACAAATGAAAGTACTACTGAATCTGAAGCAACATATTCAAAAAACAGACCACAAACGAAAAAAACAGAAAAAGCAAAAAGTAAGATTGATAAAAGAACATTTAATGATTAA
- a CDS encoding S1C family serine protease: MSEFNNENNTNQQPTQTTQPSKKRFKPKFPWFKTIIVALVAGIIGALIVLGVGRLMESTVLDNGGSDVNEASNHNSGGNTLDGKSDKYDSVNQMINDVSPAIVGVINMQKAQNLNDLLKGKSNKSQEAGVGSGVIYQKNNGSAYIVTNNHVIDGASEIKVQLHNSKQVDAKLIGKDALTDMAVLKINDSKGTKAIDFANSSKVKTGDSVFAMGNPLGLEFANSVTSGIISASERTIDTQTSAGSNKVNVLQTDAAINPGNSGGALVDINGNLVGINSMKIASEQVEGIGFAIPSNEVKVTIKELVENGKIERPSIGIGLLNVSEIPEQYKDQLKTSRKDGVYIAKVEGNNGLKEGDIITQIDDKKVKEDTDVRSYLYANKKPGDTVNLTVERNGKEQNIKVTLKEQKSSNNNDSSESESSSPFN; this comes from the coding sequence ATGTCAGAATTTAACAATGAAAATAATACAAATCAGCAACCAACACAAACGACTCAGCCATCAAAAAAGAGATTCAAACCTAAATTCCCGTGGTTTAAAACCATAATTGTTGCCTTAGTTGCAGGCATTATCGGTGCCTTAATTGTTCTAGGAGTGGGAAGACTTATGGAAAGCACGGTACTTGATAATGGTGGTTCCGATGTGAACGAAGCTTCTAATCATAATAGCGGTGGAAATACCTTAGATGGTAAAAGCGATAAATATGATTCAGTTAATCAAATGATTAATGACGTTTCCCCTGCTATTGTTGGTGTAATCAATATGCAGAAAGCACAAAATTTAAATGACCTTTTAAAAGGTAAATCAAATAAATCACAAGAAGCTGGCGTTGGCTCAGGTGTCATTTATCAAAAAAATAATGGTTCTGCTTATATTGTAACCAATAACCATGTCATTGATGGTGCGAGTGAGATTAAAGTACAATTGCATAATTCTAAACAAGTCGATGCTAAATTAATCGGTAAAGATGCGTTAACAGATATGGCCGTACTCAAAATAAATGATAGCAAAGGTACCAAAGCCATTGACTTTGCTAATTCTTCAAAAGTAAAAACCGGAGATAGTGTTTTTGCGATGGGTAACCCTTTAGGCTTAGAGTTTGCTAATTCTGTAACATCAGGCATTATCTCTGCGAGTGAACGTACGATTGACACACAAACATCCGCTGGATCTAATAAAGTAAATGTACTTCAAACTGATGCGGCAATTAACCCTGGTAATTCAGGTGGTGCATTGGTAGATATCAACGGTAACCTTGTTGGTATTAATTCGATGAAGATTGCAAGTGAACAAGTTGAAGGTATCGGCTTTGCAATACCTAGTAACGAAGTAAAAGTAACTATTAAAGAACTTGTAGAAAATGGTAAAATAGAACGTCCTTCTATCGGCATTGGTTTACTTAACGTAAGTGAAATTCCAGAACAGTATAAAGACCAACTGAAAACGTCACGTAAAGATGGCGTATATATCGCTAAAGTTGAAGGAAACAATGGTCTTAAAGAAGGAGACATCATTACACAAATTGATGACAAAAAAGTGAAAGAAGATACAGATGTTCGCTCCTATCTTTATGCAAATAAAAAACCCGGTGATACAGTGAATTTAACTGTAGAACGTAATGGTAAAGAACAAAATATAAAAGTAACATTAAAAGAACAAAAATCATCGAATAACAATGATAGTTCTGAAAGTGAAAGTTCGTCACCTTTTAATTAA
- a CDS encoding bifunctional 3-deoxy-7-phosphoheptulonate synthase/chorismate mutase encodes MTDKLQEYRDEIVEINEKILGLLSKRGKIAQKIGEEKRKQGTLVYDPQREKEMINQLLDQNEGPFNDNVIKQLFKEIFKASTDLQKSENEKHLYVSRKLKPEDTIVQFDNGGIIGDGNKSFVFGPCSVESQEQVDAVAANLQARGEKFIRGGAFKPRTSPYDFQGLGVEGLKILKNTKDKYGLNVVSEIVNPADFEVADQYLDVFQIGARNMQNFELLKEAGRSNKPVLLKRGLSATIEEFIFAAEYIASQGNENIILCERGIRTYEKATRNTLDISAVPILKQGTHLPVMVDVTHSTGRKDIMLPTAKAGLAVGADGIMAEVHPDPSVALSDSGQQMDFNEFDAFYKELKPLADMYNNKQLK; translated from the coding sequence ATGACAGACAAATTACAAGAATACAGAGATGAGATAGTTGAAATTAATGAAAAAATCTTAGGTCTTTTATCTAAAAGAGGTAAGATAGCACAAAAAATTGGTGAAGAAAAACGCAAACAAGGTACACTTGTTTACGACCCACAACGCGAAAAAGAAATGATTAATCAGTTATTAGATCAAAATGAAGGTCCATTTAATGACAATGTGATTAAACAACTATTCAAAGAAATTTTTAAAGCCTCTACTGATTTACAAAAATCTGAAAATGAAAAACATTTATATGTATCGAGAAAATTAAAACCAGAAGATACAATCGTTCAATTTGACAACGGAGGCATCATTGGAGATGGCAACAAATCATTTGTATTTGGTCCATGTTCAGTTGAATCACAGGAACAAGTCGATGCAGTCGCAGCTAATTTACAAGCGAGAGGTGAGAAATTCATTAGAGGTGGCGCATTTAAACCTCGTACATCACCGTATGATTTCCAAGGCTTAGGTGTCGAAGGGCTTAAAATACTTAAAAATACGAAAGATAAATATGGTTTAAACGTTGTAAGTGAAATTGTAAACCCAGCAGACTTTGAAGTTGCTGATCAATATTTAGATGTATTCCAAATTGGTGCACGTAATATGCAAAACTTTGAATTATTAAAAGAAGCTGGTCGTTCAAATAAACCTGTATTATTAAAACGTGGTTTATCAGCAACGATTGAAGAATTTATTTTTGCAGCTGAATATATCGCATCACAAGGTAATGAAAATATCATTTTATGTGAACGTGGTATCCGTACTTATGAAAAAGCAACTAGAAACACGTTAGATATTTCTGCAGTGCCAATTTTAAAACAAGGCACACACTTACCAGTTATGGTAGATGTTACACATAGCACTGGTCGTAAAGATATTATGCTACCTACTGCAAAAGCAGGATTAGCTGTTGGTGCAGATGGTATTATGGCTGAGGTTCACCCTGATCCATCTGTAGCATTAAGTGATAGTGGACAACAAATGGATTTCAATGAATTTGATGCGTTCTATAAAGAACTTAAACCATTAGCTGATATGTATAATAATAAACAACTTAAATAA
- the acsA gene encoding acetate--CoA ligase — MKVEVYKGESGDFNLQDYEKEYNHFNWKDVEKSFSWYESGNVNMAHECIDRHVDEGKGDKIALHYKDDKRKESYTFEEMKINSNKAANVLKEKANVEKGDRVFVFMPRTPELYFALFGTLKIGAIVGPLFEAFMEKAVGDRLQNSEAKVIITTNALLPRIPKENLPHLETIVVVDETVDENYVDFNSEFQQASESFDTEWLTMDDGLILHYTSGSTGQPKGVLHAQRAMLLHYISGKYVLDFKEDDVYWCTADPGWVTGTSYGIFSPWLSGVTNCIAGGRFSPEAWYSMIEEFKVTIWYTAPTALRMLMSAGDDVVEKYDLSSIKSILSVGEPLNPEVIKWAKDVFGKRVLDTWWMTETGGHMIVNYPSMDVKLGSMGKPLPGVEAAIIDDQGNELPANRMGNLAIKKGWPSMMVSIWKNPEKYDSYFIGDWYVSGDSAYKDEDGYYWFQGRVDDVIMTAGERVGPFEVESKLVEHEAVAEAGVIGKPDPIRGEIIKAFVALRPDYQESDELKEEIRKFVKEGLAAHAAPREIEFKEKLPKTRSGKIMRRVLKAWELDLPEGDLSTMED; from the coding sequence ATGAAAGTAGAAGTTTATAAAGGTGAAAGTGGAGATTTTAACCTTCAAGACTATGAAAAAGAATACAATCATTTTAACTGGAAAGATGTAGAAAAATCATTTTCATGGTACGAATCTGGCAATGTTAATATGGCACATGAATGTATAGATCGTCATGTGGACGAAGGCAAAGGGGATAAAATTGCCTTACATTATAAAGATGATAAACGTAAAGAAAGTTATACTTTTGAAGAAATGAAAATCAATTCAAATAAAGCTGCGAATGTTTTAAAAGAAAAAGCAAATGTTGAAAAAGGAGATCGTGTTTTTGTATTTATGCCGAGAACACCAGAACTCTATTTTGCGTTGTTTGGAACTTTGAAAATAGGTGCAATTGTTGGACCTCTATTTGAAGCATTTATGGAAAAAGCGGTTGGCGATCGTTTACAAAATAGTGAAGCAAAAGTAATTATTACAACGAATGCGTTACTTCCTAGAATTCCTAAAGAAAATCTACCTCATTTAGAAACAATTGTTGTCGTAGACGAAACCGTTGATGAAAACTATGTCGATTTTAATAGTGAATTCCAACAAGCAAGTGAGTCATTTGATACAGAATGGTTAACAATGGATGACGGTTTGATACTTCACTATACTTCTGGTTCTACCGGACAACCTAAAGGTGTTTTACATGCACAAAGAGCAATGCTCTTACATTATATATCAGGTAAGTATGTATTAGATTTTAAAGAGGATGATGTTTATTGGTGTACTGCAGATCCTGGTTGGGTCACAGGAACATCATATGGTATCTTTAGTCCTTGGTTAAGTGGTGTAACAAACTGTATTGCTGGTGGAAGATTTTCACCAGAGGCTTGGTACAGTATGATTGAAGAATTTAAAGTTACCATTTGGTATACAGCACCTACAGCACTTAGAATGTTAATGAGTGCAGGGGATGATGTAGTTGAAAAATATGATCTTTCTTCAATCAAGAGTATTTTATCTGTTGGCGAACCTTTAAATCCAGAGGTCATTAAATGGGCAAAAGATGTCTTTGGCAAACGTGTACTCGATACGTGGTGGATGACAGAAACTGGTGGTCATATGATCGTCAATTATCCTTCTATGGATGTAAAATTAGGCTCAATGGGTAAACCTTTACCAGGGGTAGAAGCAGCAATCATTGATGATCAAGGTAATGAATTACCAGCGAATCGTATGGGTAATCTAGCGATTAAAAAAGGTTGGCCATCTATGATGGTGTCCATTTGGAAAAATCCAGAGAAATATGATTCTTATTTCATTGGAGATTGGTATGTATCAGGCGACTCTGCATATAAAGATGAAGATGGCTATTATTGGTTCCAAGGCCGTGTTGATGATGTGATTATGACAGCTGGTGAACGTGTTGGCCCATTTGAAGTTGAGTCTAAATTGGTTGAACATGAAGCAGTAGCTGAAGCGGGTGTAATTGGTAAGCCAGATCCAATTCGTGGTGAAATTATCAAAGCATTTGTGGCGTTACGACCTGATTATCAAGAATCAGATGAACTTAAAGAAGAAATTCGTAAGTTTGTAAAAGAAGGCTTAGCGGCACATGCTGCACCAAGAGAAATCGAATTTAAAGAAAAATTACCAAAAACACGTTCGGGTAAAATCATGCGTCGCGTATTAAAAGCATGGGAATTAGATCTGCCAGAAGGCGATTTAAGTACTATGGAAGACTAG
- a CDS encoding acetoin utilization protein AcuC has translation MSNMQQTTGYVYANELLQYRFSNDHPFNQMRLKLTTELLLDLGSLKPEHIITPRIATDEELSLIHSYDYIQAIRRASHGILNLQEAKKYGLDGDDTLQFRRMHQHSARIVGGALNLADAIMDKSVKNGCHLGGGLHHSLPGRANGFCIYNDVAITIAYLIKHYNQRVLCIDTDAHHGDGTQWSFYTEDQALIYSIHETGKFLFPGSGHYTERGNEQGFGYTVNIPLEPYTEDSSYLEVFKQTIEPIIASFKPDIIVSVHGVDVHYLDPLTHMSCTLNTLYQIPYIIKSLADTYTNGKVMMFGGGGYNIWKVVPRAWSHVFLALIEAPPPQGQLPSQWLEKWQPYATCTLPKHWQDDKENYIDIPREEEITATNLKHAQQVISWFK, from the coding sequence ATGAGTAATATGCAACAAACTACGGGCTATGTATACGCAAATGAATTACTTCAATATCGTTTCAGCAATGATCATCCTTTTAATCAAATGAGATTAAAACTAACTACAGAATTATTGTTAGATCTAGGCAGTTTAAAGCCTGAACACATCATAACACCGAGAATCGCAACAGATGAGGAATTATCACTAATACATTCTTATGACTACATACAAGCCATTAGACGTGCGTCCCATGGTATTTTAAATTTACAAGAAGCTAAAAAATATGGCTTAGATGGTGATGATACATTGCAATTTAGACGGATGCACCAACATAGCGCTAGAATTGTTGGTGGTGCGTTAAATTTAGCTGATGCTATCATGGATAAAAGCGTTAAAAATGGTTGTCATCTCGGAGGTGGCTTACATCATAGTCTACCAGGTCGTGCAAATGGATTTTGTATATATAACGATGTGGCTATCACTATTGCTTACTTGATTAAACACTATAATCAACGTGTATTATGTATAGACACAGATGCACATCATGGTGATGGTACACAGTGGAGTTTTTACACTGAAGACCAAGCTTTAATTTATTCGATCCATGAAACAGGCAAATTTCTATTTCCTGGATCTGGACATTACACAGAACGTGGTAATGAGCAAGGTTTCGGCTATACAGTTAATATTCCTTTAGAACCATACACAGAAGATAGCTCTTATTTAGAGGTATTTAAGCAAACGATTGAACCTATTATTGCTTCTTTCAAACCAGATATCATTGTTAGTGTTCATGGTGTGGATGTGCATTATTTGGACCCACTAACACACATGAGTTGTACATTAAACACACTTTACCAAATTCCTTATATCATTAAATCTTTGGCTGATACATATACAAATGGCAAAGTCATGATGTTTGGTGGTGGCGGTTATAACATTTGGAAAGTAGTGCCAAGAGCTTGGTCACACGTATTCCTAGCGCTTATAGAAGCACCACCACCACAAGGTCAATTACCCTCACAATGGCTTGAAAAATGGCAACCTTATGCTACCTGTACTTTACCAAAGCACTGGCAGGATGATAAAGAAAATTACATCGATATACCTAGAGAGGAAGAAATTACAGCTACCAATTTAAAACATGCACAACAGGTAATTAGTTGGTTTAAATAG
- a CDS encoding biosynthetic peptidoglycan transglycosylase: MTHQKVENNLQHQPQISKYEKFEIIYKKLKHIFIGFFTILTCTLIILLAITVFYFQSITKESEHISDNTLRLKLLNIPGTQDINYSNQHILSEYNQSLNPLIVGPKNVNKNIIKALTASEDSLFYRHNGILPKALLRAVGQDLFNTDAATGGSTITQQLVKNQVLTNEKTYDRKANELVLSMRAENLLTKDEIIYTYLNIVPFGRDYNGANISGISSASYSLFGKPPSEVNIAESAYLIGLLQSPYYYTPYQEDGVLKPDDQIQIGINRQHYVLKRMLVEKKITQHEFNQSEKFDIKKHLMTK; the protein is encoded by the coding sequence ATGACGCACCAAAAAGTTGAAAATAATTTACAACATCAACCGCAAATATCAAAGTATGAAAAATTTGAAATCATTTACAAAAAACTCAAACATATTTTTATTGGTTTTTTTACGATTCTTACATGTACCTTAATCATACTATTAGCCATTACTGTATTTTATTTTCAAAGCATCACTAAAGAATCAGAACACATATCTGATAATACACTAAGATTGAAATTGCTTAATATTCCCGGTACTCAGGATATTAACTATAGTAATCAACATATCCTTTCCGAATATAACCAATCATTAAACCCATTAATAGTGGGTCCTAAAAATGTTAATAAAAATATAATTAAAGCATTAACAGCTTCCGAAGATAGCTTATTTTATAGACATAATGGTATTTTACCTAAAGCATTACTGCGAGCAGTTGGACAGGATTTATTTAATACCGATGCAGCAACGGGCGGCAGTACAATTACTCAACAATTAGTAAAGAATCAAGTCTTAACCAACGAAAAAACTTATGATCGAAAAGCAAATGAGCTTGTGTTGTCTATGCGCGCTGAAAACTTACTAACAAAAGATGAAATTATATATACATATTTAAACATTGTACCTTTTGGTCGTGATTATAATGGAGCTAATATATCTGGTATTTCATCAGCTTCCTATAGTTTGTTTGGAAAGCCACCTTCAGAAGTTAATATTGCTGAATCTGCATACCTCATTGGTTTATTACAAAGTCCTTATTATTACACACCTTATCAAGAAGATGGTGTCCTCAAACCAGATGATCAAATTCAAATAGGCATCAATAGACAACATTATGTATTAAAACGTATGTTAGTTGAAAAGAAAATAACACAGCATGAATTTAATCAATCAGAAAAATTTGATATCAAAAAGCATTTAATGACAAAATAA
- a CDS encoding DUF948 domain-containing protein: protein MEWILPIAGIIAAVAFLILVIGIVVVLLSVKKNLDHVAKTLDGVEGQVQGITRESTDLLHKANRLTEDIQDKSDRLNSVVDAVKGIGDSVQTLNGSVDRVTNSITHNISQNEDKISQVVQWSNVAMEVADKWQNRRNRRDSANYKTSSVANETNHSYTTRVDNK, encoded by the coding sequence ATGGAATGGATTTTACCTATAGCTGGAATTATTGCAGCGGTTGCATTTCTAATATTAGTAATTGGTATCGTTGTGGTATTACTTTCAGTTAAGAAAAATTTAGATCACGTAGCAAAAACACTTGATGGTGTCGAAGGACAGGTTCAAGGTATTACGCGTGAATCTACAGATTTACTTCATAAAGCGAACCGCTTAACTGAAGATATTCAAGACAAATCAGATCGTTTAAATTCAGTAGTTGATGCTGTTAAAGGTATCGGTGATTCTGTACAAACTTTAAATGGTTCTGTTGATAGAGTGACAAACTCAATTACGCACAATATTTCTCAAAATGAAGATAAAATTTCTCAAGTAGTACAATGGTCAAATGTAGCAATGGAAGTTGCTGATAAATGGCAAAATAGAAGAAATCGTAGAGATAGTGCAAATTACAAAACGAGCAGTGTAGCAAATGAAACGAATCATAGCTATACTACACGTGTAGATAACAAATAA
- the ccpA gene encoding catabolite control protein A produces MTVTIYDVAREARVSMATVSRVVNGNQNVKPETRDKVNDVIKKLNYRPNAVARGLASKRTTTVGVIIPDISNVYYSQLARGLEDIATMYKYHSIISNSDNDPNKEKEIFNNLLSKQVDGIIFLGGTISEEIKELINKSSVPVVVSGTNGKDEGISSVNIDFKTAAKEITTELIEKGAKTFAFVGGDYSKKAQEDVLTGLKEVLDSNHLELKNELIFNGNETYKDGLRAFESLKSGKPDAILSISDEQAIGLVHAAQDEGVNVPEDVQIISFNNTRLVEMVRPQLSSVIQPLYDIGAVGMRLLTKYMNEEEIDEPNVILPHRIEYRGTTK; encoded by the coding sequence ATGACTGTAACAATATATGATGTAGCTCGTGAAGCTCGCGTTTCTATGGCAACTGTTTCACGTGTTGTCAATGGAAATCAGAATGTTAAGCCGGAAACACGTGATAAGGTTAACGATGTTATCAAAAAATTAAATTATCGTCCGAATGCAGTGGCAAGAGGATTAGCAAGTAAACGTACAACAACAGTTGGCGTAATCATACCAGATATTTCAAATGTTTATTATTCACAATTGGCTCGTGGATTAGAAGATATTGCAACAATGTATAAATATCATTCTATTATTTCTAATTCAGATAACGATCCAAATAAAGAAAAAGAAATTTTCAATAATCTACTTAGTAAACAAGTAGATGGTATTATCTTCTTAGGTGGTACTATTTCAGAAGAAATTAAAGAACTTATTAATAAATCATCTGTTCCAGTTGTAGTTTCAGGAACAAATGGTAAAGATGAAGGTATTTCATCAGTTAATATTGATTTCAAAACAGCAGCAAAAGAAATTACTACTGAATTGATTGAAAAAGGTGCTAAAACATTTGCGTTTGTCGGTGGCGATTATTCCAAAAAAGCACAAGAAGATGTATTGACTGGGCTAAAAGAGGTTTTAGATTCAAATCATCTTGAATTAAAAAATGAACTTATTTTTAATGGCAATGAAACTTACAAAGATGGGCTACGCGCATTTGAATCATTAAAATCTGGAAAACCAGATGCGATTTTGTCAATCAGTGATGAACAAGCTATTGGTCTTGTACATGCAGCACAAGATGAAGGTGTGAACGTTCCAGAGGATGTACAAATCATTAGTTTTAACAACACAAGATTAGTTGAGATGGTAAGACCACAACTTTCAAGTGTTATTCAACCTTTATATGACATTGGGGCAGTAGGTATGAGATTATTAACTAAATATATGAATGAAGAAGAAATTGATGAACCGAATGTTATTCTTCCACATAGAATTGAATATAGAGGGACGACGAAATAA